Within the Candidatus Flexicrinis proximus genome, the region CGCCGCTGAAACCACTGCTTTGCGCTTGGACACCGTTACTGGTGCGGAACTGCGCCTGCGTCACCTCGGTCTGGTCGATCCAAAACGGTGTATCAATACACTGTTCGTGTACTGGTTTTTCGTCGTCATTTGTATTGCTGCCCATGTCGAAGCATCCGGCAGGCACGAGCACCATCGTCACACCGCCGAAATCCGCCTCAAAGGGCGTCCAGTCGGCATTACGGATAACCGGTGTAAGGGCCTGTTCCAGAGGTTCGGGTGCGCTCGTGGGCTGGGGTTCCGCTACGTTTTCAGATGCAGTGCCGGCACCGTCAACGTCGCGGGCGCAGCGGAAACCTATAGTAGAGTTCCCGAGGCTGGGAGTGGTCCTGAAGCGAAACGCCGTGCGGAGGTTACTGGCAGAATCGTCCCACGAGCCGCCCCTCACCACGCGCAAAACACTCGTTCTGCTTCCAGTATCTGCTTCACGACCGTCGCTGGCATTGTAGGGATAGGGACTATACAGACTGCTGGTCCATTCCCACACATTGCCACTCATATCCTCCGCACCTATCCATGACATACCAGCTGAGTGGCCGCCTACACTCGCGGTTTGACTGCCGGAATTACTGAAATAGACCGCATAGTCCCCTACGAATCTGTCCCCCCATGGATACACCCAACTTTCCGGCCCGCGAGCCGCGTATTCCCATTCGGCTTCAGTGGGCAGGCGTCTGCCGCGCTGCTCGCAGTATGCGTTGGCCTCGAACCACGTGATCTGCTCTACCGGACGGTCGTCGCCGCTGAAACGACTGGTTCGCGCCTGAACACCGTTATCCGCCCGAAATTGTGCCTGTGTCACTTCGGTCTTATCAATCCAGAACGGTGCATCAAAACAAAGTTCGTGTATCGGCTTTTCGTTGTCGTTTATCGGGCTGCCTATCTCGAAGCATCCGGCAGGGACAATGACCATGACTGTGCCACCGAAATCCGCCTCGAACGGGGTCCAGTCGGCGTTACGGATCACCGGGGTAAGTGCCAATGCAAGTGGATCAGGCGTCGGTGTGCTGGTGGGTGTCCTGGTCGGCGTGAAACTTGGGGTATGTGATGGCGTGTGAGTCGCAGAAGGCGTCCGCGTAGCCGTTAGCGTAGGGGTGGCAGTAGGTGTGGATGTCGGCCTTGTTGTGGGCGTATTGGTCGCCGTTGATGTTCTGGTGAGCGTCGCAGTCGCGGTGTTTGTCAAAGTCGGGGTGAGGGTTGAGGTCGGCGTCCACAAAGTAGCCGTCGCGGTGAGCCCTTCATTGAGTACAGCAGTCAACTCAGCACGTACAGTCGCCTGATAGTCTTCTGTCGGCGTGAACGTCGCGCTCGGTGTCGGCGTCCATAGTGTCGCCGTCTGCGTTGCGCCTGTATCAAGTGTAGATAAGGCTGCCTCGCGCGGACTCAGGCTTGGCGTAAATGTCAACGTGTTCGTCGCCGTGGATGACGCGGTATCCGTTGCCGTTGCGCTGAGCGAAGCGGTGTTCGTCGCAGTGGCCGTATCGGTCGCCGTTGCTGCTTCGGTCGGTGTATCACTGGCTGCCGGATCTGGCGTCTCGGTGCCGGTCGCTGTCAGCTCCGGCGTCTCCGTCGCAATCAACTCCAGACCAGCTTCGTGCGTCTCGATGCGTTCGGTGGCGAGACCCGCAGCAACGAGCGTCTGACCGACGTCGGTCAAGCGCAGTTCCGCCTCGGATGGGCCGCGATTTGAGAGCAGCAGCACCGCCAGGATAGCAATCACCACCAGCGCGGCGAGACCTCCGAACAGCGTACTACGCGGCACGCCTGACTTCGGCTGCTGCGTCAGCGGGATTGCTGGCAGCGACGGACTGCTGCCCGGTGTGTGCGGCGTGGAATGTGCGGGTTGATTTGGTGTCGGCGTATATGGTGCGCCTGCTGGCCGTCCGGTCGCCAGCTTGAAGGTAAAGAACTCCGTCTTACCGGCAGGAACCGCGCTCACCGCCGACGCAAACGCCTGTGCGAACTGCGTGCAGTTGGGGAAACGCTGCTCCGGCTCCTTCGCCAGCGCGCGATTCATCACATGCAGCACCGCCATAGGAGCGTCAGGTCGGAACGTACTCAACGGCGTCGGCTGGTCGTTCATGTGCTTGTACATGACCTGCAGCGGCGTATCGGCCTCAAACGGCAGACGTCCTGCGATGAGCTGGTATGTCATCACCGCCAGTGCATATTGATCCGCCGCCGGGCCGATTTCTTTGCTCGCCCACTGTTCCGGCGACATATAGCTCGGCGTTCCCATCACCGTGCCGGTGCCGGTCATGTTGGTCGCGCCGGTCAG harbors:
- a CDS encoding SUMF1/EgtB/PvdO family nonheme iron enzyme, with the translated sequence MQTNLSGQTLGKYELRALLGAGGMGAVYRAYDHGLQREVAVKVINLGASNDELQARFIREARTAANLEHSHIVRVYDYGVERDINYIVMQNLTGGALSDRIKQAAELGRPRASLPEVALLLEQLASALDYAHTQGVVHRDIKPQNVMFSNQGQAFLVDFGIAKLLTGATNMTGTGTVMGTPSYMSPEQWASKEIGPAADQYALAVMTYQLIAGRLPFEADTPLQVMYKHMNDQPTPLSTFRPDAPMAVLHVMNRALAKEPEQRFPNCTQFAQAFASAVSAVPAGKTEFFTFKLATGRPAGAPYTPTPNQPAHSTPHTPGSSPSLPAIPLTQQPKSGVPRSTLFGGLAALVVIAILAVLLLSNRGPSEAELRLTDVGQTLVAAGLATERIETHEAGLELIATETPELTATGTETPDPAASDTPTEAATATDTATATNTASLSATATDTASSTATNTLTFTPSLSPREAALSTLDTGATQTATLWTPTPSATFTPTEDYQATVRAELTAVLNEGLTATATLWTPTSTLTPTLTNTATATLTRTSTATNTPTTRPTSTPTATPTLTATRTPSATHTPSHTPSFTPTRTPTSTPTPDPLALALTPVIRNADWTPFEADFGGTVMVIVPAGCFEIGSPINDNEKPIHELCFDAPFWIDKTEVTQAQFRADNGVQARTSRFSGDDRPVEQITWFEANAYCEQRGRRLPTEAEWEYAARGPESWVYPWGDRFVGDYAVYFSNSGSQTASVGGHSAGMSWIGAEDMSGNVWEWTSSLYSPYPYNASDGREADTGSRTSVLRVVRGGSWDDSASNLRTAFRFRTTPSLGNSTIGFRCARDVDGAGTASENVAEPQPTSAPEPLEQALTPVIRNADWTPFEADFGGVTMVLVPAGCFDMGSNTNDDEKPVHEQCIDTPFWIDQTEVTQAQFRTSNGVQAQSSGFSGDNRPVEQVTWFEADAYCQRRGGRLPTEAEWEYAARGPESWAYPWGNTFVEDNVVYSGNSNNQTASVGSRPTGVSWVGAQDMSGNVWEWTSSLYSPYPYNASDGREADTGNRTNVQRVRRGGSWDSDTDNLRAANRNWDYPVDGFFVVGFRCARDFDGAGTASVSTQSAAVTQTPTLPANDDIATVTVNVDTANLRSGPGTNYAVAGAAEQNDVFSVIAQAQDWYLIEQESGDQVWIFSDLVVLTNSDGIQIELAATIPAPPPTAEFSTQTLSFSGRVSGQFRAPDGSWTRHHSFRAAAGSIQLTLTISPRADAICGVQASIHKVPIDSWSNWFDSLFNSSNNQYTATLPSSGDYELWITRVSFGEVNCEDRDYSVTISRD